From one Pecten maximus chromosome 8, xPecMax1.1, whole genome shotgun sequence genomic stretch:
- the LOC117332358 gene encoding collagen alpha-1(XXVIII) chain-like → MVYNGPEGPRGELGTVYNGPEGPRGELGTVYNGPQGPRGELGTVYNGQRGPRGELGTVYNGPQGPRGELGTVYNGPQGPRGELGTVYNGPQGPRGELGTVYNGPQGPRGELGTVYNGPQGPRGELGTVYNGPQGPRGELGTVYNGPQGPRGELGTVFNGPQGPRGELGTVYNGPQGPRGEMGTVYNGQRGPRGELGTVYNGPQGPRGELGTVYNGPQGPRGELGTVYNGPQGPREELGTVYNGPQGPRGELVTVYNGPQGPRGELVTVYNGPQGPRGELGTVFNGPQGPRGELVTVYNGPQGSVYNEGVFGPVLV, encoded by the coding sequence ATGGTCTACAATGGACCAGAGGGACCACGTGGAGAATTGGGTACGGTCTACAATGGACCAGAGGGACCACGTGGAGAATTGGGTACGGTCTACAATGGACCACAGGGACCACGTGGAGAATTGGGTACGGTCTACAATGGACAACGTGGACCACGTGGAGAATTGGGTACGGTCTACAATGGACCACAGGGACCACGTGGAGAATTGGGTACGGTCTACAATGGACCACAGGGACCACGTGGAGAATTGGGTACGGTCTACAATGGACCACAGGGACCACGTGGAGAATTGGGTACGGTCTACAATGGACCACAGGGACCACGTGGAGAATTGGGTACGGTCTACAATGGACCACAGGGACCACGTGGAGAATTGGGTACGGTCTACAATGGACCACAGGGACCACGTGGGGAATTGGGTACGGTCTACAATGGACCACAGGGACCACGTGGAGAATTGGGTACGGTCTTCAATGGACCACAGGGACCACGTGGAGAATTGGGTACGGTCTACAATGGACCACAGGGACCACGTGGAGAAATGGGTACGGTCTACAATGGACAACGTGGACCACGAGGAGAATTGGGTACGGTCTACAATGGACCACAGGGACCACGTGGAGAATTGGGTACGGTCTACAATGGACCACAGGGACCACGTGGAGAATTGGGTACGGTCTACAATGGACCACAGGGACCACGTGAAGAATTGGGTACGGTCTACAATGGGCCACAGGGACCACGTGGAGAATTGGTTACGGTCTACAATGGACCACAGGGACCACGTGGAGAATTGGTTACGGTCTACAATGGACCACAGGGACCACGTGGGGAATTGGGTACGGTCTTCAATGGACCACAGGGACCACGTGGAGAATTGGTTACGGTCTACAATGGACCACAGGGATCGGTCTACAATGAAGGTGTATTTGGACCTGTCCTGGTATAG